Proteins encoded in a region of the Triticum dicoccoides isolate Atlit2015 ecotype Zavitan chromosome 3A, WEW_v2.0, whole genome shotgun sequence genome:
- the LOC119272637 gene encoding cysteine proteinase inhibitor 4-like, producing MARLIGASGACALLVVLLAACAASAARTEPGAARQLWDDGRKVGGRTEVRDVEDDKEVQELGRYSVEEHNRRREEGCEGGGVCGRLEFARVVSAQRQVVSGIKYYLRVAAAEENGAGSNVVSDGRVFDAVVVVKPWLQSRALVRFAPADAK from the coding sequence ATGGCTCGGTTGATCGGTGCTTCCGGCGCCTGCGCGCTGCTGGTCGTCCTGCTCGCGGCGTGCGCCGCGTCCGCCGCGCGCACCGAGCCGGGTGCCGCGCGGCAGCTGTGGGACGACGGGAGGAAGGTGGGGGGAAGGACGGAGGTGAGGGACGTGGAGGACGACAAGGAGGTACAGGAGCTGGGCCGTTACTCCGTCGAAGAACACAACCGGCGACGGGAGGAGGGCTGCGAGGGCGGCGGCGTCTGCGGGCGGCTGGAGTTCGCCCGCGTGGTGTCGGCGCAGCGCCAGGTGGTCTCCGGGATCAAGTACTACCTCCGCGTCGCGGCCGCCGAGGAGAACGGCGCGGGGAGCAACGTCGTCAGCGACGGCCGCGTGTTCGACGCCGTGGTGGTCGTCAAGCCCTGGCTCCAGTCCCGCGCGCTCGTCAGGTTCGCGCCGGCCGACGCCAAATGA